In one Phyllostomus discolor isolate MPI-MPIP mPhyDis1 chromosome 8, mPhyDis1.pri.v3, whole genome shotgun sequence genomic region, the following are encoded:
- the CCDC43 gene encoding coiled-coil domain-containing protein 43 isoform X2, with protein MAAPSEVDAPSSSEGDGEGSGFGSWLDGRLEALGVDRAVYGAYILGVLQEEEEEEKLDALQGILSAFLEEDSLLNICKEIVERWTETQNVVTKVKREDEVQAIATLIEKQAQIVVKPRLVSEEEKQRKAALLAQYADVTDEEDEADEKGDSGATTMNIGSDKLLFRNTNVEDVLNARKLERDLLRDESQRKKEQDKLQRERDKLAKQERKEKEKKRTQRGERKR; from the exons ATGGCGGCGCCCAGTGAAGTGGATGCACCTTCCTCCAGCGAAGGCGATGGCGAGGGCAGCGGCTTTGGCTCGTGGCTAGATGGACGGTTGGAGGCGCTGGGAGTCGACCGAGCTGTTTATGGTGCCTACATTCTGGGTGttctgcaggaggaggaggaagaagagaaactgGACGCTCTGCAGGGtattctctctgctttcctg GAAGAAGATTCCCTTCTTAACATCTGCAAGGAGATTGTGGAACGATGGACAGAAACTCAGAATGTGGTCACCAAAGTGAAAAGAGAAG ACGAAGTGCAGGCCATTGCCACCCTCATTGAGAAACAGGCGCAGATTGTGGTGAAGCCCAGGTTGGTGTCCGAagaggagaagcagagaaaagcGGCCCTCCTGGCCCAGTATGCCGACGTGACAGATGAAGAGGA CGAAGCGGATGAGAAGGGTGACTCAGGTGCCACCACGATGAACATTGGCTCTGACAAAC TTCTGTTCCGGAACACCAACGTGGAAGACGTCCTCAATGCCCGCAAATTGGAGCGGGACTTGCTTCGGGATGAGTCccaaaggaagaaggaacaggACAAGctgcagagggagagggacaaaCTAGCCAAGCAGGAGcgcaaggaaaaggaaaagaaaaggacacaAAGAGGGGAGCGAAAGCGATAA
- the CCDC43 gene encoding coiled-coil domain-containing protein 43 isoform X1, whose protein sequence is MAAPSEVDAPSSSEGDGEGSGFGSWLDGRLEALGVDRAVYGAYILGVLQEEEEEEKLDALQGILSAFLEEDSLLNICKEIVERWTETQNVVTKVKREDEVQAIATLIEKQAQIVVKPRLVSEEEKQRKAALLAQYADVTDEEDEADEKGDSGATTMNIGSDKRILLCVRPPVLPCTILSRLSFHVAVVAVGSFCLADSCPASTASPMLRTALSGQPRQSFPQGRHANVYCKGVSLEEGFRRENKDPCFLRAAPGFPAPRTQLQ, encoded by the exons ATGGCGGCGCCCAGTGAAGTGGATGCACCTTCCTCCAGCGAAGGCGATGGCGAGGGCAGCGGCTTTGGCTCGTGGCTAGATGGACGGTTGGAGGCGCTGGGAGTCGACCGAGCTGTTTATGGTGCCTACATTCTGGGTGttctgcaggaggaggaggaagaagagaaactgGACGCTCTGCAGGGtattctctctgctttcctg GAAGAAGATTCCCTTCTTAACATCTGCAAGGAGATTGTGGAACGATGGACAGAAACTCAGAATGTGGTCACCAAAGTGAAAAGAGAAG ACGAAGTGCAGGCCATTGCCACCCTCATTGAGAAACAGGCGCAGATTGTGGTGAAGCCCAGGTTGGTGTCCGAagaggagaagcagagaaaagcGGCCCTCCTGGCCCAGTATGCCGACGTGACAGATGAAGAGGA CGAAGCGGATGAGAAGGGTGACTCAGGTGCCACCACGATGAACATTGGCTCTGACAAACGTATCCTTCTCTGTGTCCGTCCTCCTGTGCTTCCCTGCACAATCCTCTCGAGGCTCAGTTTTCATGTCGCTGTCGTTGCCGTGGGCTCCTTTTGCCTCGCGGACTCCTGTCCGGCCAGCACTGCGAGCCCCATGTTGAGGACAGCCCTAAGTGGTCAGCCGCGCCAGAGCTTTCCCCAGGGAAGACACGCTAACGTGTACTGTAAAGGGGTTAGCTTAGAGGAGGGGTTTCGAAGGGAAAATAAAGATCCGTGCTTTCTGCGTGCAGCTCCGGGGTTCCCAGCACCGCGGACGCAGTTGCAATAG